One window of Candidatus Mycobacterium wuenschmannii genomic DNA carries:
- the eccD gene encoding type VII secretion integral membrane protein EccD: protein MSSAVIPIVRVAILADSRLTEIALPADLPLREILPAVERLVVPTVADDAAGTGAEAATPARLSLAPIGGAPFSLDASLGTVGVVDGDLLALQPIPVGPAAPGIVEDIADAAVIFSTSRLKPWGTAHIQRGAIAGLIGLLWAATGLGVVHRVVTGAPVGAFVVGAIALLSVLAGLFARSPRAGAALSAAALVPLAAALALAVPGHFGTPQITLAAAGVAAWSLISLILPQRENRGSISFFTATTVLGIGVLLAAGASSLWALPLVTLGAGLLVVALLVTVEAPQLSALWARFPLPVIPAPGDPTPSAPSSRVLADLPRRVRISDAHQTGFIAGAVLLSVIGSLAIAWRPETLSPWGWYVIAATAAASALRARVWDSASIKAWLLAQPHLVGLSLVMLYTASAHYLTALVIGAVLAVLVAGWVTVALSPAIASPDTYSLPVRRLVGFVASGIDASLIPVLAYLVGLFAWVLDR from the coding sequence ATGTCCAGCGCTGTCATTCCCATCGTGCGGGTCGCCATCCTGGCGGACAGCAGGCTGACTGAAATCGCCCTGCCCGCGGACCTGCCGCTGCGCGAAATCCTGCCCGCTGTCGAGCGATTGGTTGTTCCCACCGTCGCCGACGATGCGGCGGGCACCGGTGCGGAAGCTGCGACGCCGGCACGACTCAGCCTCGCCCCCATCGGCGGAGCGCCGTTCAGCCTGGACGCGAGTCTCGGCACGGTCGGCGTGGTCGACGGTGACCTGCTGGCGCTACAGCCGATTCCGGTCGGACCCGCGGCGCCCGGCATCGTCGAGGACATCGCCGACGCCGCGGTCATCTTCTCGACGTCGCGTCTCAAGCCGTGGGGTACCGCGCACATCCAGCGGGGCGCCATCGCCGGTCTAATCGGATTGCTCTGGGCCGCAACCGGTCTCGGGGTCGTGCACCGCGTGGTCACCGGTGCGCCGGTCGGCGCGTTCGTGGTCGGTGCGATCGCTCTGCTCAGCGTCCTCGCCGGTCTGTTCGCGCGGTCGCCGCGCGCCGGTGCGGCGCTGTCCGCAGCCGCCCTGGTTCCGCTCGCGGCGGCGCTGGCCCTCGCGGTCCCGGGACACTTCGGGACGCCACAGATCACCCTCGCCGCAGCCGGGGTGGCTGCCTGGTCACTGATCAGCCTGATCCTGCCGCAGCGCGAAAACCGGGGCAGCATTAGCTTTTTCACCGCTACCACGGTGCTGGGTATCGGTGTCCTGCTGGCCGCCGGCGCGAGCTCGCTGTGGGCGCTGCCGCTGGTGACGTTGGGTGCCGGGCTGCTCGTGGTGGCGTTGCTGGTCACCGTCGAGGCTCCGCAACTGTCCGCGCTGTGGGCGCGGTTCCCGCTGCCGGTGATTCCGGCTCCCGGCGACCCGACCCCGTCGGCGCCGTCGTCGCGGGTGTTGGCGGACCTGCCGCGCCGCGTCCGGATCAGTGACGCGCACCAGACCGGATTCATCGCCGGTGCGGTGCTGCTCAGCGTGATCGGATCGCTGGCCATCGCATGGCGGCCCGAAACCCTGTCGCCGTGGGGCTGGTACGTGATCGCCGCGACCGCGGCGGCCTCCGCGCTGCGGGCCCGGGTCTGGGACTCGGCGTCCATCAAGGCGTGGCTGCTGGCTCAGCCGCATCTGGTGGGCCTGTCGCTGGTGATGCTCTACACCGCGAGCGCGCACTACCTGACCGCGCTGGTGATCGGCGCGGTGCTCGCGGTGCTGGTGGCGGGCTGGGTGACCGTGGCGCTGAGCCCGGCGATCGCGTCGCCGGACACCTACTCGCTGCCCGTGCGCCGACTGGTGGGCTTCGTCGCGTCCGGAATCGACGCGTCGCTCATCCCGGTGCTGGCCTACCTCGTCGGACTGTTCGCGTGGGTGCTTGATCGATGA
- the mycP gene encoding type VII secretion-associated serine protease mycosin, protein MSSARTRRFGCLAAAVLATLWVCPPASAIDRPQVDPGAAPPPGAPGPVAPMEKNGECSATGLITGTDVKAVPPSQQTLDPAAAWQFSRGDGQLVAVLDTGVRPGPRLPGVQAGGDYVESTDGLTDCDGRGTAVAGLIAGQPGDDGFTGIAPGARLVSLRVTSSKFSTRGAGGDPAIGRAVVDVTALGRAIVHAADLGARVITVSGITCLPADRNVDQGALGAAIRYAAVDKDAVIVAAAGNIGAAGAASGSACDANPLTDLARPDDARNWAGVTSVSVPSWWQPYVLSVGSLTPGDQPSKFTMAGPWVGIAAPGENIVSVSNRDDGGLANGLPNEHQQLVPLAGTSYAAGYVSGVAALVRNKYPELNSTQVIQRITASAHNGARAPSNVVGAGAVDPVAALTWQLPANAHGDASPVKHVAAPPPAAPKSPWPKIVAFGGTAALVLAVVAAAAIAARRRKEVSL, encoded by the coding sequence ATGAGCTCTGCCCGCACTCGGCGATTCGGTTGCCTCGCAGCGGCGGTGCTGGCCACGCTGTGGGTCTGCCCGCCCGCGTCGGCGATCGACCGTCCCCAGGTCGATCCCGGTGCCGCGCCGCCGCCCGGCGCGCCCGGCCCCGTCGCGCCGATGGAGAAGAACGGCGAGTGCAGCGCGACCGGCCTCATCACCGGCACCGACGTCAAGGCGGTGCCACCGAGCCAGCAAACGCTGGATCCGGCTGCGGCATGGCAGTTTTCGCGCGGCGACGGCCAGTTGGTCGCGGTGCTGGACACCGGGGTGCGCCCGGGCCCACGACTGCCCGGTGTCCAAGCCGGCGGTGACTATGTCGAATCGACCGACGGTCTCACCGACTGCGACGGTCGTGGGACCGCGGTCGCCGGACTGATCGCCGGCCAACCCGGCGACGACGGCTTCACCGGGATCGCGCCGGGTGCCCGCCTGGTGTCACTGCGGGTGACATCGTCGAAATTCTCGACGCGCGGTGCGGGTGGCGATCCCGCCATCGGACGCGCAGTCGTCGACGTGACGGCCCTCGGTCGCGCGATCGTGCACGCCGCCGACCTCGGCGCCCGCGTGATCACCGTCTCGGGCATCACCTGCCTGCCCGCCGACCGCAACGTCGACCAGGGTGCGCTCGGGGCGGCGATCCGCTACGCGGCCGTCGACAAGGACGCGGTGATCGTGGCCGCCGCGGGCAACATCGGCGCCGCCGGCGCGGCCAGCGGTTCGGCGTGCGACGCGAATCCGCTGACCGACCTGGCGCGTCCGGACGATGCGCGCAATTGGGCTGGCGTGACGTCGGTTTCGGTGCCGTCATGGTGGCAGCCGTACGTGCTGTCCGTCGGATCGTTGACGCCTGGCGACCAGCCGTCGAAGTTCACCATGGCCGGACCGTGGGTGGGCATCGCGGCGCCCGGCGAGAACATCGTTTCGGTGAGCAACCGCGACGACGGCGGACTGGCCAACGGCTTGCCCAACGAGCACCAGCAATTGGTGCCGCTGGCCGGTACCAGCTACGCCGCCGGATACGTCTCGGGCGTCGCCGCATTGGTGCGCAATAAGTACCCGGAGCTGAACTCGACCCAGGTGATCCAGCGGATCACCGCGTCGGCGCACAACGGGGCCCGCGCGCCGTCCAACGTCGTCGGCGCGGGCGCCGTCGACCCGGTGGCCGCGCTTACCTGGCAGCTGCCCGCCAACGCGCACGGTGACGCGTCGCCGGTGAAACACGTTGCGGCGCCGCCACCCGCAGCCCCCAAGAGCCCCTGGCCCAAGATCGTCGCCTTCGGCGGAACGGCCGCACTCGTACTGGCCGTCGTG